The following coding sequences lie in one Pan paniscus chromosome X, NHGRI_mPanPan1-v2.0_pri, whole genome shotgun sequence genomic window:
- the LOC129395209 gene encoding melanoma-associated antigen 9-like isoform X1, with product MSLAQRSPHRKPDEDLEAQGEDLGLMGAQEPTGEEQETTSSSDSEEEEVSASGSSSPPQSPQGGASSSFSVYYTLWSQFDEGSSSQEEEEPSPSVDPAQLEFMFQEALKLKVAELVHFLLHKYRVKEPVTKAEMLESVIKNYKRYFPVIFGKASEFMQVIFGTDVKEVDPAGHSYILVTALGLSCDSMLGDGHSMPKAALLIIILGVILTKDNCAPEEVIWEALSVMGVYVGKEHIFYGEPRKLLTQDWVQENYLECRQVPGSDPAHYEFLWGSKAHAETSYEKVINYLVMLNAREPICYPSLYEEVLGEEQEGV from the coding sequence ATGTCTCTCGCGCAGAGGAGTCCGCACCGCAAGCCTGATGAAGACCTTGAAGCCCAAGGAGAGGACTTGGGCCTGATGGGTGCACAGGAACCCACAGGCGAGGAGCAGGAGACTACCTCCTCCTCTGACAGCGAGGAGGAGGAGGTGTCTGCTTCTGGGTCATCAAGTCCTCCCCAGAGTCCTCAGGGAGGcgcttcctcctccttttccgtCTACTACACTTTATGGAGCCAATTCGATGAGGGCTCCAGCAGTCAAGAAGAGGAAGAGCCAAGCCCCTCGGTCGACCCAGCTCAGCTGGAGTTCATGTTCCAAGAAGCACTGAAATTGAAGGTGGCTGAGTTGGTTCATTTCCTGCTCCACAAATATCGAGTCAAGGAGCCGGTCACAAAGGCGGAAATGCTGGAGAGCGTCATCAAAAATTACAAGCGCTACTTTCCTGTGATCTTCGGCAAAGCCTCCGAATTCATGCAGGTGATCTTTGGCACTGATGTGAAGGAGGTGGACCCCGCCGGCCACTCCTACATCCTTGTCACTGCTCTTGGCCTCTCGTGCGATAGCATGCTGGGTGATGGTCATAGCATGCCCAAGGCCGCCCTCCTGATCATTATCCTGGGTGTGATCCTAACCAAAGACAACTGCGCCCCTGAAGAGGTTATCTGGGAAGCGTTGAGTGTGATGGGGGTGTATGTTGGGAAGGAGCACATTTTCTATGGGGAGCCCAGGAAGCTGCTCACCCAAGATTGGGTGCAGGAAAACTACCTGGAGTGCCGGCAGGTGCCCGGCAGTGATCCTGCGCACTACGAGTTCCTGTGGGGTTCCAAGGCCCACGCTGAAACCAGCTATGAGAAGGTCATAAATTATTTGGTCATGCTCAATGCAAGAGAGCCCATTTGCTACCCATCCCTTTATGAAGAGGTTTTGGGAGAGGAGCAAGAGGGAGTCTGA